Proteins co-encoded in one Quercus robur chromosome 8, dhQueRobu3.1, whole genome shotgun sequence genomic window:
- the LOC126695861 gene encoding uncharacterized protein LOC126695861: MGNCIRHESSVQWGGDDWGSPEKEELYGSDTDCDMGDNNKAMIMEEKGLLGGAERSFTKSSSTTTTTTTTTEVKIKITKKQLEELLGKVDLKELSVQQVLAQLIKVSDRFDSHPRSWRPALQSIPEVN; encoded by the coding sequence atggGAAATTGTATAAGGCATGAATCCTCTGTGCAATGGGGTGGTGATGACTGGGGATCTCCAGAAAAGGAGGAGCTTTATGGTAGTGATACAGATTGTGACATGGGGGACAATAATAAGGCCATGATTATGGAAGAGAAGGGTCTCCTTGGAGGAGCTGAGAGAAGTTTTACTAAGTCTTCATCTacaactactactactactactactacagaGGTAAAGATCAAGATCACGAAGAAACAGCTGGAGGAGTTGCTAGGCAAGGTGGACTTGAAAGAATTGTCTGTGCAACAAGTTTTGGCCCAGTTGATTAAAGTTAGTGATCGATTTGATTCGCATCCAAGGTCCTGGAGGCCTGCCCTGCAGAGTATTCCTGAGGTGAATTGA
- the LOC126694606 gene encoding uncharacterized protein LOC126694606, giving the protein MKITGKPQLPATFAASFSSKTQNPSPDTDLQYKPSTSSRRSTPRRATRNPTRLRRTGAPNSGRRSRPETPLLGWKIHHGGRKNDEEENDKSPPRRECRRKVREEVVVSARKLAAGLWRLQMPEMSAGVGERSSVRRNEAQLGLQHSMGHVGDPFMCHRSSKAYGFEEKDDLQAPGSVAGTNNGFLCKLEPSFQFSNPAMEGATKWDPVSLKTSEEVRQIYSHLKLLDQQLGAVSVVSALQTELEQARARIQELETERRSSKKKLEHFLRKVSEEKASWRSREHEKIRAFIDDLKTEVNRERKNRQRTEIMNSKLVNELADAKLSAKRYMQDYEKERKARELIEEVCDELAKEIGEDKAEVEALKRESMKLREEVEEERRMLQMAEVWREERVQMKLVDAKVALEQKYSQMSKLAADLETFLRSRCATPDVKEMRDIELLRQAAASVNIQDIKEFSYERPNPDDIFSVFEDVNFAESNDREIEQCVTYSPASPASKIHTVSPEVNVIKDSIHRLSNAFTDQNGDIEEDESGWETVSHLEDQGSSYSPEGSAPSVNRNHRDSNVSRSGTEWEENAGEETPITEISEVCSVPRQLKKVSSIARLWRSCPSNGENCKIISVEGLNGRLSNGRMSNGSILSPDRGSGKGGISPPDLPAQWSSPESGNPHATRGMKGCIPRSTQKNSLKAKLLEARMESQKVQLRQVLKQKI; this is encoded by the exons ATGAAGATCACCGGCAAGCCGCAACTGCCGGCGACATTCGCGGCGAGTTTttcctccaaaacccaaaacccttcTCCGGACACAGATCTTCAGTACAAGCCTAGTACCAGCTCTCGCAGGTCCACTCCGCGCCGAGCGACCCGGAACCCGACCCGTTTGAGGCGAACCGGAGCTCCGAACTCAGGCAGGCGTAGCCGGCCCGAGACTCCGCTACTCGGCTGGAAGATCCACCACGGAGGTAGGAAAAACGACGAGGAGGAGAACGACAAGTCGCCGCCGCGGCGAGAATGTCGCCGGAAAGTACGAGAGGAAGTTGTCGTTTCGGCCAGGAAGCTCGCCGCTGGGCTATGGAGGTTGCAGATGCCGGAAATGTCCGCCGGCGTCGGAGAACGGAGCAGTGTCCGGAGGAACGAAGCTCAGTTAGGGCTTCAG CATAGTATGGGCCATGTAGGTGATCCTTTTATGTGTCATCGTAGCAGTAAAGCTTATGGTTTTGAAGAGAAGGATGATTTACAAGCCCCTGGTTCTGTTGCTGGCACAAATAATGGATTCTTGTGTAAG CTTGAACCTTCATTTCAGTTCTCAAACCCTGCAATGGAGGGGGCAACAAAGTGGGACCCTGTCTCCTTAAAGACATCAGAAGAAGTGCGGCAGATTTACAGTCACTTGAAGCTCCTTGACCAACAACTAGGTGCTGTTTCAGTGGTTTCTGCACTTCAAACCGAATTAGAGCAGGCTCGAGCCCGCATTCAGGAGCTTGAGACTGAGCGGCGATCATCAAAGAAGAAACTTGAGCACTTTTTGAGGAAAGTCAGTGAGGAAAAGGCCTCTTGGCGAAGTAGGGAGCATGAGAAAATCCGTGCATTTATTGATGACTTGAAAACTGAAGTGAACAGAGAAAGGAAAAATCGACAGAGGACTGAAATCATGAATTCCAAATTGGTTAATGAGCTGGCTGATGCCAAATTATCAGCAAAGCGATATATGCAGGactatgaaaaagaaagaaaggccAGAGAATTAATTGAGGAAGTATGTGATGAGCTTGCAAAGGAAATAGGAGAAGACAAGGCTGAAGTTGAAGCACTAAAGAGGGAGTCCATGAAACTCCGAGAGGAAGTGGAAGAGGAAAGGAGGATGTTGCAGATGGCTGAGGTCTGGCGTGAAGAACGTGTTCAGATGAAGCTGGTTGATGCTAAGGTGGCCCTTGAACAGAAGTATTCTCAGATGAGCAAGCTTGCAGCAGATCTGGAGACATTTCTGAGGTCAAGATGTGCAACTCCAGATGTGAAGGAGATGAGAGACATAGAGTTGCTTCGACAGGCTGCGGCCTCTGTGAATATTCAAGATATCAAGGAATTCTCATATGAACGTCCCAATCCGGATGATATTTTCTCCGTTTTTGAAGATGTTAATTTTGCTGAATCCAATGATAGGGAGATTGAACAGTGTGTCACTTACAGTCCTGCTAGTCCTGCCTCCAAAATTCATACAGTGAGTCCTGAAGTTAATGTGATCAAGGACAGCATTCACAGACTTTCAAATGCATTTACTGATCAGAATGGTGAtatagaagaagatgaaagtgGGTGGGAAACTGTGAGCCATCTTGAGGATCAGGGCTCAAGTTATTCACCAGAAGGGAGTGCCCCATCTGTCAACAGGAATCACCGAGACAGCAATGTCTCAAGGAGCGGAACAGAATGGGAGGAAAATGCTGGCGAAGAAACACCAATTACTGAAATCAGTGAAGTCTGCTCAGTACCGAGGCAGTTGAAGAAGGTGTCATCCATTGCACGGCTTTGGAGATCATGCCCAAGTAATGGGGAAAATTGCAAGATTATCTCTGTAGAGGGACTGAATGGTAGACTTTCAAATGGAAGGATGTCCAATGGAAGCATCTTATCTCCAGATAGGGGGTCAGGTAAAGGTGGCATTAGCCCCCCAGATTTGCCGGCGCAGTGGAGTTCTCCTGAGTCCGGGAATCCTCATGCAACTAGAGGGATGAAAGGGTGCATTCCTCGCAGCACTCAGAAGAATAGTTTGAAGGCAAAGCTTTTGGAGGCGAGGATGGAAAGCCAGAAGGTCCAATTGCGCCAAGTTCTTAAGCAGAAGATTTAG